A single window of Candidatus Methanomethylicota archaeon DNA harbors:
- a CDS encoding pyridoxal-phosphate dependent enzyme, whose product MTDIGFSLKCLGCGGAVEDLTALKCGVCNSPLILEYTENHILEGFKSLYGSGLWRYRRLFPRIPDEFIVSLGEGGTPIVEATGIARRLGVRRVYLKLEYMNPTGSLKDRGSGLMISMLKWLGVRRIADDSSGNAGASIAAYSAKAGLECTIYVP is encoded by the coding sequence TTGACCGATATTGGTTTTAGCTTGAAGTGCCTTGGCTGTGGAGGGGCTGTTGAAGATTTAACTGCCCTTAAATGTGGAGTATGCAACTCCCCATTAATCCTCGAATACACGGAGAACCATATATTGGAGGGGTTTAAGAGTCTTTATGGTTCTGGCTTATGGCGTTATAGGAGGCTATTCCCCAGAATCCCAGATGAGTTTATTGTGAGTTTAGGTGAGGGTGGAACACCAATAGTTGAGGCTACTGGAATTGCCAGGAGGCTTGGGGTGAGGAGGGTTTACTTGAAACTTGAATACATGAATCCAACAGGCTCCCTTAAGGATAGGGGGAGTGGCTTAATGATTTCAATGCTTAAATGGCTTGGCGTAAGGAGGATTGCAGATGACTCTTCAGGGAATGCTGGGGCATCCATAGCTGCATACTCAGCTAAAGCTGGATTGGAATGCACAATATACGTCCC